A window of Companilactobacillus allii genomic DNA:
CCCTATTTTTTAATTAGTACAACTTAACTGCACCAGATAAAGCCCTTGCGTTAATCGTGTGAACTGGGTTATCACCAATAAATCCATCTTTAAAATCAAAAGTATCATGATTAAGGATTGCACCTTCTGGTGAACGGACCGTTCCACTTTTAGCCTGTAGATCAAATTTATAGTTATCAGTAAGCATGTTAAGTTTTACAGCCCCACTATGAGAATCAATATTTAAATCTCCAGTAAGTTCACTAATACTTAATGTGACTGCACCTGAATGACTTTCGATCGTACCACTACCGCCTAACTTTTCTCCACGTACCGAACCGCTGTGAGCTTTGATTTCAAACTCATTGCCAAGTACATTTTCGATCCTAATTGCTCCACTATGAGCTAACAGTTGTAATAAATCATCAGCTTTAACATTTTTGATTTTTATTTTGCCAGACTGCGCCTTAACTGAGAAATTATTAACTGAAACATTATTGAAGTATCCATTTCCACTATTGATTGTTGTCTTAATAATGCCCATATTACTAATACCATCAATATAAAGATTACCTGCAACACTTGTGATGCGCATATCTCCTAAAAATGTCTTAGGGATAAGGATCTGAGTTCTAACCTTCAAATGTAAGAACTTAGGAAAACGTCCTTGCTTGATTTTTAGTGTACCCTCATCAACTTTAGTTCGAGCAAAGTAATCTGGATTATTACGAGACATATATTCTCTCAAAATAACCTTGTCACCATTACTTGGAAGAATTTTAACAGTAGCGAATCCATATGAGATATCTAGTCTTTTAATATCAGAAATTTCAAATGACTTTTCATTTACTAGATCAAGCGTCTCAACATAGATCTCTGTATCTACGTTGTGATCAAATGACTCATCGAATTTAGAAAATGTATCATTAACTTTACTTTTATTTTTTTCGAAGTTTATTCCACGGCCATCAATTGTCATATTACCTACTTTGACACCATTTTCATCCGCACGAAATACTTTACCATTGTTAATCGATACTCCAGAACCATCAGCCCTAAATGAATTACCTTTATTGATAAAAACACCTTTTTTATCGATTTTTAGCTTATCACCACCATCAATGGTTATACCGGATTGATTAATATCAATATGATGACCTTCATTGCTATTTTCTTCAGGATCATCTTGCATCACATCATCGATCAAGTCAGTAATATCACCGAATTCATCAAATGCTTTATCTACAGCACTTTCTTCAGACATTCCATCTTTAAATTTATCTTCTGCTGAGGAGATCAAGTCTGATTTCAATTCTGCTGCTAACTCATGAATATCAGATGTTTGGGGGTAATCCTCAAATATTTCGGATAGTTTTTCTTTTACTAAATCTACAATTTTTTCGTTCATATCAATCAATCCTTCCAAGAATCAAATCATCAATTACGTGCTTAGCGAAATTCCATTCTTTTATATTCTCTTTTAAAGTTGCTTTACCTTGCTCAGTTATTTTGTAATATTTACGACGACCGCCTTGACTCTCGTCGCCCCAATAACTTTGTATATCATTATTTTTCTCAAGTCTTCTAAATACCGTATATAATGTTGCTTCGTTTAATTCATATGTCTCATGACTCATTTGTTTAATTGTCTTCGCAATTTCATAACCATAACTGTCATTTTGATTCAAAATATTCAAAACGATAGTCGTTGTATGACCACGAATAATATCTTTAGAAATTATCGGCTTCATATTCAACTTCCTTTCGATAGGTATAATGTATCATCAACTACTGTGTGTGTCAAAGTAATTGAATTAAAAGTATAATAAAAAGAGTTGAGATTCAATACAAATCTCAACTCTTTTTTAATTCCATTGTTAGTCTGACCATGTCTTTTAAGACAAAACCATTGAATGTTAAAAACTCTTCAATAATTTTTTTAGGATAATTTTTAGTGAAAAAATCTTTATCGATCCAAGACATTCTAAATCCTAGCTTTTGATAAAGATGTAATTGTTGATATGAATTACTTCCAGTACCGATCTCTAATGTAGAGTATCCTGCTGTTTTAGCGGCAAAAATCATTTTTTTAAGTATTTGTGTACCTATTCCAAGATTTTGTTGTTCTTTAGCTACAGCGATATTAACTATCTCCAAAGTATGTGGTCTTGTTGGTAATAAGGCCACGATCCCAACTAATTTATCAACATTGAATACTTCGAATACAGTTGAACGTGTAATATATTCATCAACAATCCCCTTATATGGATCAGCGTCCAATAATAATTCGTAATCATCTGCGGTTACTTCTGTAATCTGTTTAAAGGTTAAATCCATTTTTGTCCCCTTTTTAAATTAACTAAATTAATAATTTAAATTTACACCCTTTTTTATAATTTGTAAAAAATCAAATCATCGGTCAAACTATTGTCATTATAGTATCCATGCCATATTTAATATGCTAAAATATTAAGTGTCAAGAAACTTATAAATGAATAAATTCTTTTTAATAACTTGAAGCTTCGAGGTGTTTCTCTCCAAATTATGGAAGAATCCTCGAAGCTTTTTTGAAAGATATTATTCAACTGGAGGACCGTGAATGATTTTAGTCGCCTTATCGGCTGTTATTTTACCAATGATATTGTTAGGAATATTAAATCTCCCTGCTACTAAGGGGATGTCTATCAGTGCCATTGTTGTTATGATCCTAGGAGCTATTTTTTGGAAAATGAATACCAAAATACTCTTGGCATCAATCTTACAAGCAATACACAAGTCACTACCAATTATTTGGATACTCTTTGGTGCATTGATTATGCTCAAGACTTTGGAGCACACTGGAGCCATAACCAGAATTAATATTGGTTTTGAAAAGTTGTCATCAGATATGCGTGTTCAAATTATCTTAATCGCGTATCTATTCGGTGGACTAATTGAAGGAGTATCTGGATTTGGAACTCCTGCCATGGTAACTGCACCTTTGATGATAGCCTTAGGATTTTCGCCAATTGCCTCTGTAACCTTAGCTTTAATTGCCGATTCAACGCCTGCTGCATTCGGAGCCGTTGGTACCCCATTAACTGTTGGATTAAGTAATGTTAGTGAGAGTACGAATTTCTTAAATAGTATTGGTAAGAGCTTAACTTCTATAGACTTATTTGCTGGTTCATTAATGCCAACAATGTTGGTATTTCTACTAATTTTTCTATTTGGTAAATCTGACGAACCAAAAATAAAAGAATGGATCCAATTTATTCCATGGACGTTGTTAATAGGTATATTCTATAGCGTAGCAGCCTTATTAACTGCAATGTTTGTCGGTTATGAATTTGTCTCCATCCTGGCACCATTTGTTACCATAATAGTGGCCATCATTACTATTCGTACCAAGTTCTTAATACCCAAATCAAGTTTTAATGATCCTTGGACAATGAAAGATTCCACTGGCGAAAAAGATGAAAAATCTGATATGTCACTTCTAACAGCCTGGTCACCATATATCTTAGTTGTTCTACTATTACTATTATCTAGAACAATACCAGCCTTAAAATCGTTCATGACTTCATTCTTAAATTTATCATGGACAAACATTCTAGGAATCAAGGGACTCAATTCTGATTGGGAGTTCCTATATTCACCAGGAACAATTCTGACCATTGCTGTGTTATTGGGATTATTGATCCAAGTTAAATCTCTAAAAAGCTTCATCCCTACTTCTATCAACGTTATAAAATCAATGAAAAATACTGCGATAGCTTTGATCGTGACGTTGATCATGGTTCAAGTATTTACTAATTCCAATTTCAATAATGCCAATCTGGTAAGTATGCCAATGTATATCGCAGAATTTGTCTCCAAATACTTCTCTGCTGGATGGATCTTTATCGCACCATTCCTTGGAGCGTTGGGTGCCTTTGTTACTGGTAGTTCAACCGTTTCAACCTTGACATTTGCTCAAATTCAATCAGATATTGCAAGTAATGCCAATATTTCACAACAAATCGTATTGGCTGCTCAGTTAATTGGTGCGGCCGCTGGTAACATGATTTGTGTTCACAACATTGTAGCTGTTAGTTCTCTAGTTGGACTAAGTGGCCAAGAAGGTACCATTTTGAGGAAAACATTGGCGCCTTCACTGTTGTATTGTTTATTAGTTGGTATAATCGGATTTGTATTTATATCTCTATAATTATTATAAGAGCGTGACAAAACGCGCTTAGCTTTCGAGTATAGTTACTAAAAAAGTCCAGTATTTACGTAAGTAAATGCGGGGCTTTTTTTGAACTAGACGGTCACGCGTTTTCATAGCAAAATAGTCAGCGCTTACATAGCTGATACATTAAAGTTTTAACTACAAAAATAATATGTTAGTATAAACGAGCAGATTGTGAATTTTGCGTATCACAAGCTTCACAGTATTCTCCCCATTCAAAAATTGGAAGATATATTTTGGGGCTATTTTTTTTAGGAGGTCATTATTATGGAATTATCAAATATTTTTACAAACTCTAATTTGGGGGGATCATCATGATACTTGTTGCACTATCGGCCGTAATTTTGCCGATGATATTATTAGGTGTATTAAATCTACCTGCTACAAAAGGAATGTCAATCAGTGCTGTAGTAGTTATGATTTTAGGAGTGATTTTTTGGAAGATGCACACTAAGATTTTAATCGCATCGGTTCTTCAGGCAATACATAAATCACTCCCAATTATTTGGATATTATTTGGTGCCTTAGTCATGTTAAAAACATTAGAACATACTGGCGCAATAACTAGAATTAATATTGGCTTCGAAAAACTATCATCCGATATGCGTGTTCAAACCATTCTAATAGCCTATCTATTTGGTGGACTAATTGAAGGTGTGTCTGGATTTGGAACACCAGCCATGGTGACTGCCCCATTGATGATTGCACTGGGCTTTTCACCAATGTCTTCTGTCACACTAGCCTTAGTTGCTGATTCAACACCCGCAGCGTTTGGTGCGGTAGGAACTCCTTTAACTGTTGGACTGAGTAACGTAAATGATTCAACCAACTTTTTAAACAGTGTTGGTCAAAGTCTCACACAAATCGACTTATTTGCTGGTTCACTGATGCCCACAATGTTAATATTCTTACTAGTTTTTTTATTTGGTAAAAATAAAGAGCCCAAAATAAAATATTGGCTAGAATTCTTGCCATGGACACTTTTCTTGGGAATCTGTTATAGTCTCATCGCCCTTTTATCTGCAAAACTTATCGGTTATGAATTTGTATCGATTCTTTCACCATTTACAACCATTATTATCGCAATTATTACTATTAAAATTAAATTATTAATACCGAAATCAAGCTTGTCAGATCCTTGGACAATGAAACAAAAAAATAACACATCAGCTGAAGCCTCTGATATGTCACTATTTAAAGCATGGTCACCATATATTATCGTGGTCATTATGTTATTGCTATCTCGTGTTATCAAACCATTAAAGGCATTTTTAACTACTTTTTTGAATCTGTCATGGAGAAATATTCTAGGAATTAAAAACCTCAACTCTGATTGGGAATTCATGTATTCCCCGGGAACTCTTTTAACAATAGCCGTAATATTGGGGCTATTGATCCAAGTTAAGTCAATAAAAAGTTTTATTCCAACCGGAATAACAGTTATTAAATCAATGAAATCTACTGCACTTGCCTTGATCGTTACATTGATCATGGTTCAACTTTTTACAAACTCCAATTACAATAGCGCTCACTTATTAAGTATGCCTATGTACATTGCTAGTTTTGTCTCAAAATACTTCTCAAAAGGATGGATCTTTGTTGCACCTTTCCTTGGTGCTTTAGGTTCATTTGTCACTGGTAGTGCAACCGTTTCGACTTTAACCTTTGGACAGATCCAATCCGATATTGCTAATAATGCCAATATCTCCAAACAAATTGTTTTGTCTGCTCATTTAATTGGTGCCGCTGCTGGTAACATGATCTGTGTTCACAATATTGTTGCCGTTAGTTCCCTAGTTGGCATGAGTGGAAAAGAAGGAGCCATACTGAGAAAGACATTGACTCCATCTTTACTATATTGCCTATTAGTTGGTATTGTTGGCTTCGTATTTATTTCAATTCTTTGATCATTTGTTCTTCAGATAGAGAACGATTAATACGTTCAATCATAGTTGGTCCGTTATAAATGAAACCTGTATAGACCTCAACTAAGCTTGCCCCAGACTTTAGAGCAGTTTTCGCATCTTCTGGTGTAAACACACCACCCGAATAAATAATTGGCATATGAGGGAATTGTTCATGAACTAATTTTGTCATAGCAATTGAAGTTTCAAATAACGGCTTACCACTAAGACCACCATTTTCTTTTTTATCAATTGAAACAAGATTATCTCGTTTCATACCACTTGTATTAGTTAAAATAACTCCATCTAATAAATTCTCTACCGAATGTAGTGTAGCTATTAACTCATTAGTATCAATATCATTACCAAACTTACAAAATACTGGCTCATCAATATTCAGTTCTTTAATACCAGTTAATATTTGTGTTAAAAGTTCAACATGTTGCAGTGTTGCAACTCCTTTTTGATTAGGACAACTAATATTCAAAGCAATATAATCGGCTTGATCATGGATTTCTTTTACACTTTCAATCATTTCAAGAACTTTTCCAGTATCATTCAATCCATGACTAGGTGCAATACTTAGGCCAATCTTCACATCATTAGCTGGTTGATTTTTTAATCTATCTTTTGTGATTTTTATTCCATCATTATTTAAACCCATTCGATTAATAATAGCCTTATCTTCAGGAAGACGAAAAACTCGCTTCTTCTTATTCCCAGCTTGAGCTTTTTTAGTGACACTACCCACTTCGACGAACCCGGCTCCAAGTGCTCCAAGGCTATTGTAGAATTCAGCTTTTTTATCAAATCCAGCTGCAATTCCAATTGGTGAATCAAAAGTTAAGTTCTTAATTGTAACGCTTAAGTTAGGACGTTTCTTAGTATAAAACATTTTACGTAAAATTTTGGGATTCTTATTGAATATTTTTAATCCATTGGCTACCAGATGATGGTCCTTTTCTGGATCAATTGAAAAAATAAGCGGTCTTGCAAGTTTATATAAGTCCATTATTATTTGCCCCAACTTTCTGGTTCTTTATACCACTGTCTTAATAATTCCATGTCACTTTCTTCAACGTAATCTTGTTTTTGAGCAACTTCTATCATGGTTGGATAATCTGTGAGTGTTACTAATTTTGTTTTAGCATCATCGAAATTCTTTGTACTTTCAGGTAAATTATAAGAAAATATTGCGGCTGTACCAATGACTTCTGCTCCAGCTTGTCTAACTGCTTCAACAGCTTTCAAAATACTACCACCAGTTGAAATCAAGTCATCAATTAACACGACTTTGTCACCTTTTTGACAGCGCCCTTCAATTTGACCTTTTTTACCATGATCTTTAGGTTGAGAACGAACATAATTTAGAGGTAGATTCAAAATATTAGAAACACCAGTGGCATGAGGAATTCCTGCGGTCGCTACACCACCTATAACCTCAACATCTGGATAAACTTCTTTTATCAAATCAGATAGATCTTCAGCTATTTTTTGACGAAAATCTGGATATGCAATTGTTAATCTATTGTCTGTATATATTGGTGCATTGATTCCACTTGCCCAGACGAACGGTTTCTTAGGACTAAGTGTTACTGCCTTTATACTCAACAACTCACTTGCAATATTATTTGATACTTTAGTTTTATCCATTATTTATTCCACTCCTTAGAAATATTTTGATATGCAATAAATCCATTACTTGCTTGTGTAATTGGACGTCCGACCACGATTCCATCACTACCCAAAACTCTCGCCTTGGCCGGTGTTGCAACACGCTTTTGATCTCCTACTTGAGCAGATTTCGGTCTGATACCTGGAGTAATACATAGAAAATCCTTACTAGTTGCTTCTTTTATTAATGGAACCTCTAGAGCTGATGAAATAACTCCATCAGCACCATTATTAAAGGCCAATTTTGCTAAATGTGTAACATAATCTTGTGATTTTAACGGAACTTGTAATTCATTTGCCAGTTCAACTTGTCCAAGTGATGTCAATTGTGTAACTGCTAGTAACTTTGTGCCTGATCCATCAAGGCCACTTTTTGCGGCAGCAATCATTTCAGCACCACCACTGGCATGAACCGTCAACATTTGTACATCCCACTTAGAAATCATCTCACAAGTCCTACGAACGGTATTGGGTATGTCATGAAGTTTCAAATCCAAAAATATATTGTATCCACGATTTCTCAAGCTTCTAACAAAGGGATAACCAAATTGACAAAACATTTCCAAGCCAATCTTGACAAATAACTCATCATTCTTGGGAAATTGACTTAAGAATTCAATACATTCAAAATCATCAGCAAAATCTAACGCAACTATAACAGGTTTTTTCATTACTACTCACTGCCTCCAAATTGTTCTTAATATATCTTTTCTCCATTTACATATGTCTGTTTAATTCGACCAGAAACTTTCCAATCTGCACCCGTAAATGGTGTATTTAATCCTTTAGATAGGAAGTCACTCTTATTGAAAAAATACTCATCATTTAAATCTATAATTGAAAGATCTGCAGTTTTTCCAATCTCAATTGTTCCTGCGTTCAAATTAAATATCTTTGCTGGTCTAGTAGACATAAGACTTATTAATCTCTCTACATTCATCAAGCCACTTTGCACAAATAACGTGTACATCAAAGGAAATGAAGTCTCTATTCCTGTGATTCCAAAAGCACTTTTTAAGAATCCCTTGTTCTTCTCATCCTTTGCATGCGGTGCATGATCAGTAGCAATCATATCAATCGTTCCATCCAGCACACCGGCAATTAACGCTTCACGATCGGTTTCTGATCTAAGTGGTGGATTCATCTTGAAATTAGCATCATCAGTTAATATATCTTCATCACTCAACAACAAATGATGTGGTGTAACTTCACAACTAACATTTATCCCGGCATCTTTAGCAATCCTTATTAATTCGACACTATCTTTTGTTGAAATATGGCAAACGTGATAATGTACGCCAGTTTCTTTGGCTAATAACAAATCTCTAGCAAGTTGTGATGTTTCAGCAACTCGTTGTATTGCTGGTAAACCCAGTCTTGTAGCTGTTTTACCACTATTTATTACACCTTTATTGAATAAATTTTGATCTTCAACGTGTGCTGCTAGATGGCTATTTAATTGGGATATTCTTTCCATAGCATCAAACATGGTTTTGGCATTTGCTATACCATGGCCATCATTTGAAAATGCGAATGCTCCGGCATTAGAAAGTTTTTCGATTGGACTCAATTGGTCCGATATTTCATCCAAGGTCACTGGTGCATATTGAACGATTTTAACTTTTGACCGTTCATTTAATTTAACTTGATGTTCAAACTTTTCAACATTGTCCGGTACTGGTATAACATTTGGCATTGCTCCAACAGTGGTAAATCCACCATGTGCCGCTGCCTCACTACCAGTTTTGATTGTTTCTTTATGAACTTGTCCAGGTTCTCTAAAATGAACATGAACATCGACTAACCCCGGAGTGACAAGGTTGTTCTTTGCATCAATTACTTCAGTTATTTTGTTATCAATTTGTGAAGTGATTTTTTTTAATTTTCCATTTTCAATTACGAGATTTTTTTTAATTAACTTATTATCGTAAAGCAGATTGGCGTTTTTTATTAATTTTATTGTCAACGTTATCTCCTTGCAATACAGCTTCGATCATAGCCATTCTTACAAATACTCCATTTTGCATTTGTTGGAAAATATAAGATTTATTGCATTCAACAACATCACTGGCAATTTCTACACCGCGATTAATTGGGGCTGGATGCATGATCATGGCATCTGATTTCATCATATTAACTCGACGCATATCTAATCCGTATTTATTGAAATAATCTTCTTTTGAGAATTCTTCATTTTCCTCAGCGCTTAATCTTTCATGTTGAACTCTGAGTAACATTACGACGTCCATTTCCTGACAAAGTTCATCAACACTCATATGCGAACCAATTGGCTTGAACTCATCTGTGTACCATGAATCTAAACCACCGAAACTTACATCTGCACCAAGTCTAGTCAATATTTCAGCATTAGAATGTGCAACACGTGAATGACTTAGATCACCAATGATTCCAACTTTTAATCCTTCAAAATGTCCAAAATGCTCATAAATTGTCATTAAATCTAGTAGTGATTGTGAGGGATGTTGACCTGTTCCATCACCACCGTTGATAATGTGGATTTTCATATTATCATTGATAAGTTTCTCGTAATACTTATCTTGTGGATGCCTGATGACTGCAACACTGGCACCAATACTTTCAACCGTTTTAACTGTATCGTATAAACTTTCACCCTTTGTTACTGATGAAGTAGATGCATCAAACATGATCTCCTTCATACCTAACTTCATTTCAGCAACTTGGAAACTTGATTTTGTTCTAGTACTATTTTCAAAAAACAAATTAATCGCAAATTTGTCTAATCCAATATCTGATTCCTTCCCAGCTTTAAAATCAATTGCTGTTTCCATAAGGTCGTAGACCTCATTGTTTGTTAATTGTGACATTGAAAGTATATTTTTCATTGTTTTCCTCCAAATTAAAAGGGACACTGTCAGATTCAGTGTCCCAATGGAGTTAAATATATTACGCCTTTGGGATCTCACTGGATCCGATTAAAAGTCATCTTTTATTTTTAAGTTACCCGAAAACCATGTATAACCTTGCAGGCCTCTCTGGACTTGTTTAAAAGTTTTCGTTGGAAATACTATATGTTAATTACTACTAATCGTCAAGTTGAAAATTATTTTTACAACATAAAAAGAGACAATCTAAGTTATCATATCAACCTAACTTGTCTCTTTATTTTATTTTAAATAACCAAATCATAAGATTAGTCTTAAACTTTTATAAATTTTCTCAAATGCTTAGCTGTATATGAATCATAACAATTTAATAAATCTGTTACATAACCTGAAAATACAATATTGCCACCGTAGCGTCCACCATGTGGTCCCATATCAATAATCCAATCAGCTTGAGAAATTATTTTTAAATTATGTTCCAAAATAATAAGTGTCTTATTTGCTAACAACAACTTGTTAAATAATTCTAGTAAGTTAGCAATATCTGCTTCATGTAAACCAGTACTTGGTTCATCCAAAATAAGAACATCATTATCCATTGAATTTAATAAGCTTTTTGCTATTTTTAACCTTTGTAGTTCACCACCAGACAATGTATCAAGCCGTTGTCCCAAATTCAAATAATCCAACTTTGCATCGATCAAGAACTGTATTTTCTTGGCAATTACTCCATCAAATAAATCCAAAGCTTCTGATGCAGTTAACTGCAAAACATCGTAAATACTACGACCATTGAGCCTAATCTCTAATGCTTCACTATTATATTGCTTACCTTTGCACAATTCACACTTTTGTTTAACATCCCCCATGTATGCCAAATCAAACTTAATATAACCTTTACCGTGGCATTCTGGACATGCACCTTGTCCATTGAAACTAAATAGCGAAACATTCTCATGTGATTTCTTCGCAAAAAGTTTTCTAATATCATCAAAAACACCTAAGTAAGTTAGGATATTAGACCGACTACTACCTTTTATTTGGCTTTGATCAAAGACAATTGAATCAGGATACTTCCCCACGAATAACCTTCTAATAAGTGTACTCTTACCTGAACCTGCCACACCTGTTACCACAGTCATTGCATTTTTAGGAATCTTCACAGATGCATATTTTACATTAAATAGACTAACATCACTTAATTGATAGTATTTCTTAAAGTTCTTGCGTTGAGTATTAATTTGGTGTTTTTCAGACAAACTCTTTCCAGTAATAGTATTTGATTTCAACAATTCTTGATAAGTACCACTAAAAGTTATTCTTCCACCATTTTTACCTGATGATTCACCCATTTCAACCACATTATCGGCAATCTTGATAATATCTGGATCGTGGTCTACTAGTAATACTGTATTACCCTTGTCTCGTAACATTTTAAATATCTTATTTATACCTATCAAATCTTCGGGATGTAGTCCAACACTTGGTTCATCAAATATATATAATACGTCTGACAATGCACTATTCAGATGCTTGGTCATCTTGATTCGCTGTGATTCTCCACCGGATAATGAATTCGTTGATCTAGATAATGTCAGGTAGTTCAAACCAACCATATTGAGACTTTGGAGTCTATTCAAAATATTTTTTAAAATCAGTGAAGTACTAGCATTACGTTTTATATGATTCAAAAAGTCAATCAACTCATCAATGGGCATTTCAACACAATCAGCAATTGACTTATTATCTATCATTGCGGATCTAATCCTTTTATTAACACGTGTCCCCAAACATTCAGGACAAATATCAATATCCATAACCGATTTTAATTTATCTGTATATTTATTCTTTGCTTTTTCAATAATAGACTTTTGAATTCTTTCAATCACACCAACATATAAAGCGGTTTTGGGCCATTTATCTGTCGGATTTAGTGGCTTACTTCCTTTATCGTACAGTAATAGTTTCAATTCCTCTGGCGTATAGTCTTCAATCTTTTTATCATTATCAAAATTACCTGATTCAGTATAACGTAACCATCTGAATCCGCCCGGTTGAAACGTTGGAAAATTGATAGCACCATCATTCAATGACTTATCAAAATCAATTAATTTATCAATTTTTATATGATTGACTTCACCAATCCCCTGACACACTTCACACATCCCATCAGGATTATTGAATGAATAAATCATGGAGTAACCAATAAACGGTTTAGCGAGTCGAGAATATAACAATCGTAATCCAGTATATATTTCTGTGGCAGTTCCAACTGTAGATCGAATATTTCCACCGATCTTTTTCTGATCGACAATAATTGAAACCGGTAAATTTGATATTTGATCTACTTTTGGTACTTCATACGTTGGCAACATTCTTTGGATAAATGATGAATATGTTTCATTCAAAAGTCGCTGGGATTCAGCAGCAATCGTATCAAACACCAAAGATGACTTACCAGATCCTGATAATCCAGTAAAAATAGTAATTTTATTTTTCGGTATTCTAATTGAAACGTTTTTCAAATTATTACTTCTGGCACCTTTTACTTCAATAAACTTATCCATTTATTCACCCTCCCAAACATGGTTCCCTGATCAAGATTATAAGTATAATACACTCTAAAACTTCCAGCAAGGTACAAAAATATCCACGATCACTAGGCTTCACGCCTAATAATTGTGGATACTTTAAGTGATTAATTTGCCCAATAATTAATTATTGGATTTAAGAATCGAAGTATGGAAAAAGAGATTATGCTTAGTCTTTTGTGAATCCTTCATGTAGCTCTTACCGAATACAAATGCGAAGATAACCGTCAACAATGGATTGATCCAAACGTAAAAGGCAAATGGTATAAAGGCAAATGGACTAACTCCAAGAATACCAGAAATAAATAT
This region includes:
- a CDS encoding dihydroorotase, with the translated sequence MKLIKNANLLYDNKLIKKNLVIENGKLKKITSQIDNKITEVIDAKNNLVTPGLVDVHVHFREPGQVHKETIKTGSEAAAHGGFTTVGAMPNVIPVPDNVEKFEHQVKLNERSKVKIVQYAPVTLDEISDQLSPIEKLSNAGAFAFSNDGHGIANAKTMFDAMERISQLNSHLAAHVEDQNLFNKGVINSGKTATRLGLPAIQRVAETSQLARDLLLAKETGVHYHVCHISTKDSVELIRIAKDAGINVSCEVTPHHLLLSDEDILTDDANFKMNPPLRSETDREALIAGVLDGTIDMIATDHAPHAKDEKNKGFLKSAFGITGIETSFPLMYTLFVQSGLMNVERLISLMSTRPAKIFNLNAGTIEIGKTADLSIIDLNDEYFFNKSDFLSKGLNTPFTGADWKVSGRIKQTYVNGEKIY
- the pyrE gene encoding orotate phosphoribosyltransferase, whose amino-acid sequence is MDKTKVSNNIASELLSIKAVTLSPKKPFVWASGINAPIYTDNRLTIAYPDFRQKIAEDLSDLIKEVYPDVEVIGGVATAGIPHATGVSNILNLPLNYVRSQPKDHGKKGQIEGRCQKGDKVVLIDDLISTGGSILKAVEAVRQAGAEVIGTAAIFSYNLPESTKNFDDAKTKLVTLTDYPTMIEVAQKQDYVEESDMELLRQWYKEPESWGK
- a CDS encoding aspartate carbamoyltransferase catalytic subunit, with the protein product MKNILSMSQLTNNEVYDLMETAIDFKAGKESDIGLDKFAINLFFENSTRTKSSFQVAEMKLGMKEIMFDASTSSVTKGESLYDTVKTVESIGASVAVIRHPQDKYYEKLINDNMKIHIINGGDGTGQHPSQSLLDLMTIYEHFGHFEGLKVGIIGDLSHSRVAHSNAEILTRLGADVSFGGLDSWYTDEFKPIGSHMSVDELCQEMDVVMLLRVQHERLSAEENEEFSKEDYFNKYGLDMRRVNMMKSDAMIMHPAPINRGVEIASDVVECNKSYIFQQMQNGVFVRMAMIEAVLQGDNVDNKINKKRQSALR
- a CDS encoding ATP-binding cassette domain-containing protein; the encoded protein is MDKFIEVKGARSNNLKNVSIRIPKNKITIFTGLSGSGKSSLVFDTIAAESQRLLNETYSSFIQRMLPTYEVPKVDQISNLPVSIIVDQKKIGGNIRSTVGTATEIYTGLRLLYSRLAKPFIGYSMIYSFNNPDGMCEVCQGIGEVNHIKIDKLIDFDKSLNDGAINFPTFQPGGFRWLRYTESGNFDNDKKIEDYTPEELKLLLYDKGSKPLNPTDKWPKTALYVGVIERIQKSIIEKAKNKYTDKLKSVMDIDICPECLGTRVNKRIRSAMIDNKSIADCVEMPIDELIDFLNHIKRNASTSLILKNILNRLQSLNMVGLNYLTLSRSTNSLSGGESQRIKMTKHLNSALSDVLYIFDEPSVGLHPEDLIGINKIFKMLRDKGNTVLLVDHDPDIIKIADNVVEMGESSGKNGGRITFSGTYQELLKSNTITGKSLSEKHQINTQRKNFKKYYQLSDVSLFNVKYASVKIPKNAMTVVTGVAGSGKSTLIRRLFVGKYPDSIVFDQSQIKGSSRSNILTYLGVFDDIRKLFAKKSHENVSLFSFNGQGACPECHGKGYIKFDLAYMGDVKQKCELCKGKQYNSEALEIRLNGRSIYDVLQLTASEALDLFDGVIAKKIQFLIDAKLDYLNLGQRLDTLSGGELQRLKIAKSLLNSMDNDVLILDEPSTGLHEADIANLLELFNKLLLANKTLIILEHNLKIISQADWIIDMGPHGGRYGGNIVFSGYVTDLLNCYDSYTAKHLRKFIKV
- the pyrF gene encoding orotidine-5'-phosphate decarboxylase encodes the protein MKKPVIVALDFADDFECIEFLSQFPKNDELFVKIGLEMFCQFGYPFVRSLRNRGYNIFLDLKLHDIPNTVRRTCEMISKWDVQMLTVHASGGAEMIAAAKSGLDGSGTKLLAVTQLTSLGQVELANELQVPLKSQDYVTHLAKLAFNNGADGVISSALEVPLIKEATSKDFLCITPGIRPKSAQVGDQKRVATPAKARVLGSDGIVVGRPITQASNGFIAYQNISKEWNK